One Clostridia bacterium DNA window includes the following coding sequences:
- a CDS encoding glycerophosphodiester phosphodiesterase, producing the protein MNTRYENPGGRPLLLGHRGCRRCAPENTFEAFDLALQHGCDGFEFDVRRTADGRNVICHDSKFGKLLVASSTFDLLSEDIARPVRSLFRNSAQQQTFLPCFEQVLERYAQRAFLDIELKVAGVEDAVVGLLHEQGDYERVVVSSFLPEVVERVHALDPNVPSGYIFSNARAMRRWRSLPVTHVMPHCTLVTEKLVRDFHSAGKQVLVWTVNAPRDMQRMTQFGVDGIISDDTQLLSRTVRGQS; encoded by the coding sequence ATGAACACGCGCTACGAGAACCCCGGTGGGCGACCGCTGCTGCTTGGCCACAGGGGCTGCCGCCGTTGCGCGCCGGAGAACACCTTCGAGGCCTTCGACCTTGCGCTCCAGCATGGATGCGACGGCTTCGAGTTCGACGTGAGGCGGACGGCAGACGGACGCAACGTGATCTGCCATGATTCGAAGTTCGGCAAGCTGCTTGTAGCGAGTTCCACCTTTGACCTCCTTTCGGAAGACATCGCACGGCCGGTGCGTTCTCTCTTCCGCAACTCGGCACAGCAACAGACGTTTCTGCCATGCTTCGAGCAAGTGCTCGAGCGCTATGCGCAGCGCGCGTTTCTAGATATTGAACTGAAGGTTGCTGGCGTTGAAGATGCGGTAGTCGGGTTGCTGCACGAGCAAGGGGACTACGAGCGGGTTGTGGTGTCGTCTTTCCTGCCCGAGGTTGTCGAGCGCGTGCACGCACTCGACCCTAACGTTCCATCTGGATACATATTCAGCAACGCCCGTGCGATGCGGCGATGGCGTTCACTCCCGGTCACGCACGTAATGCCGCACTGTACGTTGGTGACCGAAAAACTGGTGCGCGACTTCCACAGTGCGGGCAAACAGGTGCTGGTGTGGACCGTGAACGCGCCGCGCGATATGCAACGCATGACGCAATTCGGAGTGGATGGCATCATCTCCGATGACACACAGTTGCTAAGCCGCACGGTTCGAGGGCAAAGTTGA
- the mazG gene encoding nucleoside triphosphate pyrophosphohydrolase, translated as MADTGERFERAVSIMARLRAPDGCPWDSEQTFDSIKPYTLEETYEVLEAIDNRDWDELPGELGDLLLQVLFYAQMAEEAGHFSIKDVLDRLSDKLVTRHPHVFGEVKAETSGEVLRNWEAIKADEKKKRLAEGGGKSGKVPEKPTSVLAGISGAVPSLLEAHKLSAKAAHVGFDWPNVEGLFDKLKEETDELRAEVKQIPPPGPVPVGLGVSGAKGSAVSEELRARMEDEVGDLFFVLVNIARYLSLDSEQALRKTNRKFKRRFQYMEEQLRAQGKRLEDTPIEQMEELWQQAKGTER; from the coding sequence ATGGCAGACACAGGAGAACGCTTCGAGCGCGCCGTTTCCATCATGGCGCGATTGCGGGCACCGGACGGGTGCCCATGGGACAGCGAACAGACATTCGATTCCATCAAGCCTTACACGTTGGAAGAAACGTATGAGGTATTGGAAGCAATCGACAATCGCGACTGGGACGAGTTGCCTGGCGAACTTGGCGACCTGCTTTTGCAGGTGCTCTTTTACGCGCAGATGGCCGAGGAAGCAGGACATTTCTCGATCAAGGACGTTCTCGACCGGCTCTCTGACAAACTGGTGACGAGACATCCGCACGTTTTCGGCGAGGTTAAGGCGGAGACGTCGGGCGAGGTGCTGCGTAACTGGGAAGCAATCAAGGCCGACGAAAAAAAGAAGCGACTCGCAGAAGGCGGCGGCAAAAGCGGCAAAGTTCCCGAAAAGCCAACTTCTGTGCTGGCGGGTATCAGCGGTGCAGTGCCATCGCTGCTGGAAGCGCACAAGCTTAGCGCCAAGGCGGCACACGTCGGATTCGACTGGCCTAATGTTGAAGGACTTTTTGACAAGCTGAAAGAAGAAACGGATGAACTGCGCGCGGAGGTGAAGCAGATTCCGCCGCCGGGCCCTGTCCCGGTGGGCCTCGGCGTTTCAGGCGCGAAAGGAAGCGCTGTTTCAGAAGAACTGCGGGCGCGCATGGAGGACGAAGTCGGAGACTTGTTTTTTGTCCTGGTGAACATTGCGCGTTATCTTTCGCTGGACTCCGAACAGGCGTTGCGCAAAACCAATCGGAAGTTCAAGCGGCGTTTCCAGTACATGGAAGAACAGTTGCGTGCGCAGGGGAAGAGGCTGGAAGACACACCGATCGAGCAGATGGAAGAGCTCTGGCAGCAGGCAAAGGGAACTGAACGATGA
- a CDS encoding GNAT family N-acetyltransferase, whose amino-acid sequence MKAQKKVGEITLRTCHVVDEFRQALDLQRRVWNFSDIEMVPIRLFVVGEKIGGHVLGAFDGDRMVGFAYGLPGIRGRHSYIHSHMLAVEAEYRNLGLGRALKIFQREIALAQNIDLIEWTFDPLEIKNAHLNIERLGAIARRYNVNQYGITSSPLQGGLPSDRFVAEWWLRSKRVETALSTGVREPIATTQAVDVPVEISAWKASATEKHLAADVQRRNRETFQRAFTDGLAVLGYQRDAKGNGRFLLARWDEGWGYGEEEREG is encoded by the coding sequence ATGAAGGCTCAAAAGAAGGTTGGCGAGATTACGCTTCGAACGTGCCACGTAGTCGATGAGTTCCGCCAGGCGCTGGATTTGCAGAGGCGCGTATGGAACTTCAGCGATATCGAGATGGTGCCGATCCGGCTGTTTGTTGTGGGAGAGAAGATTGGCGGGCACGTGTTGGGTGCGTTTGATGGCGACAGAATGGTGGGGTTCGCGTATGGTCTGCCGGGGATTCGAGGCCGCCATTCCTATATTCATTCGCACATGCTGGCCGTAGAAGCGGAGTATCGAAACCTGGGGTTGGGGCGCGCACTCAAGATCTTCCAGCGCGAAATCGCTCTCGCGCAGAACATCGACCTGATCGAGTGGACCTTCGATCCGCTGGAGATCAAGAACGCGCACCTGAACATCGAGCGGCTCGGGGCCATCGCGCGACGCTACAACGTGAACCAGTACGGAATTACTTCCTCGCCGTTGCAGGGCGGACTGCCGAGCGACCGCTTTGTGGCCGAGTGGTGGCTACGTTCGAAGCGCGTAGAGACTGCCCTGAGCACGGGCGTGCGTGAGCCGATCGCCACGACGCAGGCGGTGGATGTGCCTGTCGAGATCTCAGCGTGGAAGGCGAGCGCGACGGAGAAGCATCTTGCCGCCGATGTACAGCGCCGCAACCGGGAGACCTTTCAAAGGGCATTCACCGACGGGCTGGCAGTGCTTGGCTATCAGCGCGACGCAAAAGGGAATGGACGCTTCTTGCTCGCGCGGTGGGATGAAGGTTGGGGCTATGGAGAAGAGGAGCGTGAAGGTTGA
- the shc gene encoding squalene--hopene cyclase, which yields MIRGEGAAVTKVAAVARAVVRTSANEARSSAVQAASALQSKQYSDGYWHGDLTADSTLQSDYILLQMWLYPAAPDGSWNPPTMPKIRKAARAILDAQRPDGGWNIYEPGSSEINATVRAYTMLKMTGMCIDDPRMAKARALILKLGGIQACNSYTKLNFSFFGLYPRKYCPTIPPEILIIPGNFLYEMSSWTRTIIVPLSLVQALGSTKPTPGGVRVDELVHPHRKFALQRKDRIANLFITADKLFKRWERQSVKQIRGRAIRQAEHWMLDHLQYSEGLGAIYPSMMYAIMAMDALGYERDHPDLQLAIRQFDDLILENEESLIFQPCKSPVWDTSIAAFALGELGQADPARLTAAADWLLTKEIRRKGDWAAKRPDLTPSGWVFEFANEFYPDVDDTAMVLLALLHAKASDPEKQARAERRAINWLLGMQSFDGGWAAFDVDNNWQILNKVPFADHNAMLDPTCPDITGRTLESLCRRGFDYKNAAIARGVKYLLTEQEDNGSWYGRWGVNYIYGSFLAIRGLRATGSPDVADAIARAARWLQGVQNPDGGWGESCRSYETNRFESAVSTPSQTAWAILGLIAAGEVQSNAVSDGVRWLREHQESDGTWEESITTGTGFPNVFYLSYHLYRDYFPLLALATYANQVEAHEKARAASGSEG from the coding sequence ATGATCAGAGGAGAGGGGGCGGCGGTCACAAAGGTCGCCGCCGTCGCACGGGCGGTAGTTCGCACTTCAGCGAATGAGGCTCGGTCCTCCGCCGTGCAAGCAGCAAGCGCGTTGCAATCCAAGCAATACTCCGATGGGTACTGGCATGGCGACCTTACCGCCGACTCCACCCTCCAGTCCGATTACATCCTCCTGCAGATGTGGCTCTACCCCGCTGCGCCGGATGGAAGCTGGAATCCGCCGACGATGCCCAAGATTCGCAAAGCCGCCCGCGCTATTCTCGATGCCCAGCGCCCCGACGGCGGCTGGAACATCTACGAGCCCGGGTCCTCGGAGATCAACGCCACGGTTCGCGCGTACACCATGCTGAAGATGACCGGCATGTGCATCGACGATCCGCGAATGGCAAAGGCCCGCGCGCTTATTCTTAAGCTTGGTGGCATCCAAGCATGCAACAGTTACACCAAGCTGAATTTCAGCTTCTTCGGGCTCTATCCTCGAAAGTACTGTCCGACGATTCCGCCCGAGATCTTGATCATCCCGGGCAACTTTCTCTACGAGATGTCTTCCTGGACGCGCACGATCATCGTCCCGCTCTCTCTGGTGCAGGCGCTCGGAAGTACCAAGCCAACGCCCGGCGGAGTCCGTGTAGACGAACTGGTGCATCCGCACCGGAAGTTTGCCTTGCAGCGCAAGGACCGCATCGCCAATCTATTTATTACCGCCGACAAGCTTTTCAAACGCTGGGAGCGTCAGAGCGTCAAGCAAATCCGCGGGCGCGCTATCCGCCAGGCTGAACACTGGATGCTGGATCATCTGCAATACAGCGAGGGCCTGGGTGCAATTTATCCGTCGATGATGTACGCAATCATGGCGATGGACGCACTCGGCTATGAGCGTGATCATCCCGACCTGCAACTCGCCATCAGGCAGTTCGACGACCTGATTCTGGAGAACGAGGAGAGCCTGATTTTCCAGCCGTGCAAATCCCCCGTCTGGGACACCTCGATTGCGGCCTTTGCCCTCGGTGAGCTTGGCCAGGCCGACCCCGCCCGCCTCACCGCGGCCGCCGACTGGCTGCTCACCAAGGAAATCCGACGCAAGGGTGACTGGGCCGCCAAGCGCCCGGATTTAACTCCCTCCGGTTGGGTCTTTGAGTTCGCCAATGAGTTCTACCCCGATGTTGATGACACGGCGATGGTTTTGCTCGCCCTGCTGCATGCCAAGGCCAGTGATCCGGAAAAACAGGCACGCGCGGAACGCCGCGCCATTAACTGGCTATTGGGCATGCAGAGTTTCGACGGCGGTTGGGCTGCCTTCGACGTGGACAACAACTGGCAGATCCTCAACAAGGTACCCTTCGCCGATCACAACGCAATGCTGGACCCCACCTGCCCGGACATTACCGGGCGCACCTTAGAGTCGCTTTGCCGTCGCGGTTTCGACTACAAGAATGCGGCCATAGCGCGCGGCGTGAAATACCTGCTGACAGAGCAGGAGGACAACGGGAGTTGGTACGGACGCTGGGGAGTGAACTACATCTATGGCAGCTTCCTCGCGATTCGCGGTTTGCGCGCTACCGGTTCGCCGGATGTGGCGGATGCTATCGCACGCGCTGCCCGTTGGCTCCAGGGCGTGCAGAATCCGGACGGCGGGTGGGGCGAGAGCTGCCGCAGCTATGAGACCAATCGTTTTGAGAGCGCCGTTAGCACGCCCTCGCAAACTGCCTGGGCAATTCTCGGACTCATAGCCGCCGGGGAAGTTCAGAGCAACGCCGTCAGCGATGGCGTGCGATGGCTACGCGAACACCAGGAATCCGATGGAACCTGGGAGGAATCCATCACAACCGGCACCGGATTTCCCAACGTTTTTTACCTCAGCTACCACTTGTATAGGGACTACTTCCCACTGCTGGCTTTGGCGACATACGCCAACCAAGTGGAGGCACACGAAAAAGCGAGAGCAGCATCCGGCTCTGAGGGATAG
- a CDS encoding glycerol-3-phosphate dehydrogenase/oxidase, giving the protein MSRLLPTRPAVSGQFDVVVIGGGINGVAIGRECASAGRRTLLLERHDLASGTTSRSTRIIHGGLRYLQFGEIGLVRESLRERERLLRERPHLVRPMSFVLALGRERTLSALEIRSGLWFYRRFAGMHSPSADTIHELREFEKQLDAGQHWSLFHYDDAQCEFPERLVAEWLIEAAADGAVIRNYTAALGVRLAHGRVLGVIVRDLLTNEEFTVDARWIINATGPWADHICGDSGIDTAGPMIGGVRGSHLVLPQFPGMPGSAVYTHANDGRAIFVIPWNGQVLLGTTEIRDSSNPSGVQPAPEEIRYLLDSINNLFPNARITEDKVLYAFAGVRPLPYVPDKAPNAITRRHLLRNHAADGAAGLISVIGGKLTTAASLARQCAHAIGIKVAETPLPIACIGTASGLESTISQWSTLVAQTAGITEQSARAMAAWHGRRAFCVARLAGTEPQLARPLFDSTEHIVAEAVSAVRYEYAVTLADILLRRVPVALSGSWNEHSSRVAAKRIGAALRWERDEIEYQLEEFENERNAFLRKPARPGNARSTLPSNRAA; this is encoded by the coding sequence GTGAGCAGGCTCCTTCCAACGCGTCCGGCCGTCTCCGGCCAGTTCGACGTCGTAGTCATCGGCGGAGGAATCAATGGCGTCGCTATTGGCCGCGAGTGTGCCAGTGCGGGACGCCGAACTCTGCTCCTCGAGCGTCACGACCTCGCCTCCGGCACGACTAGCCGCTCCACCCGGATCATCCATGGCGGCCTTCGCTATCTGCAGTTCGGCGAAATTGGGCTCGTCCGCGAATCCTTGCGCGAACGCGAGCGTCTTTTGCGTGAGCGCCCGCATCTCGTTCGGCCCATGAGCTTCGTGCTCGCACTTGGGCGCGAGCGCACACTTAGCGCGCTGGAGATTCGCAGCGGACTCTGGTTCTATCGTCGGTTCGCCGGAATGCACAGCCCCAGCGCGGACACGATCCACGAACTGCGCGAGTTTGAGAAGCAGCTCGACGCAGGCCAGCACTGGTCGCTCTTCCACTACGACGACGCGCAGTGCGAATTTCCCGAGCGCCTCGTCGCCGAGTGGCTTATCGAAGCCGCTGCCGATGGGGCTGTCATACGCAATTACACAGCGGCTCTCGGCGTCAGGCTAGCTCATGGTCGAGTCCTCGGCGTGATTGTTCGCGACCTCCTTACGAATGAAGAGTTTACGGTCGACGCTCGCTGGATTATCAATGCTACGGGCCCATGGGCGGACCACATATGCGGAGACTCCGGCATTGACACCGCGGGACCGATGATCGGCGGAGTGCGAGGGTCACACCTGGTTTTACCGCAGTTCCCCGGAATGCCAGGGTCGGCTGTATACACGCATGCGAACGACGGCCGCGCCATCTTTGTGATCCCCTGGAATGGCCAAGTGCTTTTGGGCACGACGGAAATTCGCGACAGCAGCAATCCTTCCGGGGTGCAGCCTGCGCCCGAGGAAATCCGCTATCTGCTCGACTCGATCAATAACCTATTCCCCAATGCTCGCATCACTGAGGACAAAGTTTTGTACGCGTTCGCGGGAGTGCGGCCTCTGCCGTACGTGCCGGACAAGGCGCCGAATGCGATCACACGCCGTCATCTCCTGCGCAATCATGCGGCCGACGGTGCAGCCGGACTTATCTCTGTGATCGGGGGCAAGCTGACAACTGCGGCATCGCTAGCGCGTCAGTGCGCGCACGCCATAGGCATCAAGGTAGCCGAAACGCCACTGCCCATAGCATGCATCGGAACGGCCAGTGGCTTGGAATCCACAATCAGCCAATGGTCCACTCTAGTGGCGCAGACGGCGGGAATCACTGAGCAGTCCGCGCGCGCCATGGCCGCTTGGCATGGCCGACGTGCTTTCTGCGTAGCGCGACTTGCCGGCACCGAACCGCAGCTAGCTCGACCACTCTTCGACAGCACCGAGCACATTGTCGCCGAAGCTGTCTCTGCTGTTCGATACGAATACGCGGTGACGCTTGCAGACATCTTGCTGCGACGCGTGCCTGTTGCGCTCAGCGGTTCCTGGAACGAACACTCCAGCCGCGTGGCAGCAAAACGTATTGGTGCGGCGCTCCGATGGGAGCGCGACGAAATCGAATATCAACTAGAAGAGTTCGAAAACGAGAGAAATGCTTTCCTGCGGAAACCCGCTCGCCCAGGCAATGCCAGATCAACTTTGCCCTCGAACCGTGCGGCTTAG
- the bshC gene encoding bacillithiol biosynthesis cysteine-adding enzyme BshC: MTSDCISFSKIPHTSRLFHDYLFQFQRVSTFYSRPPSADWTLNEQTKLHVPDERRRRVADVLERQNRTWGAGEPTLSAIDRLRRGASAFVTGQQVGLFGGPLYSLLKAASVLNFAREMSRSGKPAVAIFWLATEDHDVAEVSSALMPSGARELRDFAYAVRSNGAAPVGNVQFGPEIDALSAEASSLLEPSEAARFVRESYRTGETFGSAFAKLFTHIFRDIGLILLDPLDAELHAIAAPMLQQAAERAEELDEALLARGKQLRNAGYHEQVKVTPASTLLFALQDGERVVMHRGNDGDFLVGKRKFARAEMLARIAEHPEQFSPNVLLRPVMQDYLLPTVAYFGGPAEIAYFAQAAVVYEKLLGRVTPVLPRMSATLVSARMQKLLNRYQLTLPDLFHGGEHLRELLGSRVLPSDLQQNLDATSAAVQDNMSRLQQSLKGLDPTLVEAAERSTRKMQYQVGKLRSKAARAELRRNEMLTRDAEEILTSLFPRKTLQEREIAGIYFLATHGSELLQNLVEVTARQCPGHQVIHV, from the coding sequence GTGACATCGGACTGCATATCATTCTCGAAAATTCCGCATACATCCAGGCTTTTCCATGACTACCTGTTCCAGTTCCAGCGCGTTTCAACTTTCTATTCGCGCCCGCCGTCAGCCGATTGGACTCTGAACGAGCAAACGAAGCTGCATGTACCAGACGAGCGCCGCCGTCGCGTAGCCGACGTCCTCGAACGCCAGAACCGCACCTGGGGAGCAGGTGAGCCGACGCTGAGTGCCATCGACAGGTTGCGTCGCGGAGCATCGGCTTTTGTCACCGGGCAGCAGGTTGGTTTGTTCGGCGGACCGTTGTACTCGTTGTTAAAAGCAGCCAGCGTGCTGAACTTCGCGCGCGAGATGTCCCGCAGCGGCAAGCCCGCGGTTGCCATCTTCTGGCTGGCCACGGAAGACCACGATGTCGCGGAGGTGAGTAGTGCATTGATGCCTTCCGGAGCGCGCGAGCTGCGCGACTTTGCGTACGCGGTGCGCAGCAACGGAGCCGCGCCGGTCGGCAACGTGCAGTTCGGCCCGGAGATCGACGCGTTGTCCGCCGAAGCATCCTCGCTGCTCGAACCGTCAGAGGCCGCCCGCTTCGTGCGCGAGAGTTATCGTACCGGCGAAACCTTCGGCAGCGCATTCGCCAAATTGTTTACGCATATTTTCCGCGACATTGGACTCATACTGCTCGACCCGCTTGACGCCGAACTGCACGCCATTGCAGCTCCCATGCTGCAACAGGCGGCCGAGCGCGCGGAAGAGTTGGACGAGGCGCTGCTCGCTCGCGGCAAGCAACTGCGCAATGCCGGATACCACGAGCAAGTGAAGGTAACGCCTGCGTCCACGCTGCTCTTCGCCTTGCAGGACGGCGAGCGCGTAGTCATGCATCGTGGTAATGACGGAGACTTCCTCGTCGGGAAAAGAAAGTTTGCACGCGCCGAAATGCTTGCGCGCATAGCTGAACATCCCGAACAGTTCAGTCCTAACGTTCTGTTGCGTCCAGTGATGCAGGATTACCTGCTGCCCACCGTAGCCTACTTCGGCGGACCTGCGGAAATCGCATACTTCGCGCAGGCAGCCGTGGTTTACGAGAAGCTGCTGGGCCGGGTTACACCCGTGCTGCCGCGAATGAGCGCGACGTTGGTCAGTGCGCGCATGCAGAAGCTGCTAAACCGTTATCAACTCACGCTGCCTGATCTCTTCCATGGCGGAGAGCATCTGCGGGAGCTGCTGGGTTCGCGAGTTCTGCCCTCGGATCTCCAGCAGAATCTCGATGCGACGTCGGCGGCGGTGCAGGACAATATGTCCCGTTTGCAGCAGTCGCTGAAGGGATTGGATCCGACGCTGGTCGAAGCTGCCGAACGCTCAACGCGCAAGATGCAGTATCAGGTCGGCAAACTGCGATCGAAAGCGGCGCGCGCGGAGTTGCGCCGAAATGAGATGCTCACGCGCGATGCCGAAGAGATCCTGACCTCGCTGTTCCCGCGCAAAACACTCCAGGAACGCGAGATTGCCGGCATCTACTTCCTCGCGACGCATGGCTCGGAGTTGCTCCAGAACCTCGTCGAAGTCACGGCACGCCAGTGCCCAGGTCATCAGGTCATCCACGTCTAG
- the menC gene encoding o-succinylbenzoate synthase: MKIEAVTLREIRMPLVHYFETSFGRTTERRILLVTVHADGLEGWGECTAGEHPFYNEELIDTAWYVTQQYLAPALLAREVNAGCECPALFARVRAHRMAKAALENAVWDAEAVQKQVPLWKLVGGSLGEINTGVSIGIQESPEQLLEKVDGELASGYQRIKVKVKPGWDLNILERIRERWPEILLSCDANSAYSLADIDRLKQFDKFKLLMIEQPLWSDDIYFHARLQKQLQTALCLDESIHNARDAKAAIQLGACRIINIKLGRVGGFTEAIATHDVCKAAAVPVWCGGMLESGIGRAHNIAMSTLENFRLPGDVSASKRYWKEDVIEPAVEVSSNGTIAIPDKPGRGYDVREELIEELTVRKETVRA; the protein is encoded by the coding sequence TTGAAGATAGAGGCTGTCACGCTACGTGAAATTCGAATGCCGCTGGTGCACTATTTCGAGACCAGCTTTGGGCGCACCACAGAGCGACGAATCCTGCTGGTGACGGTACACGCGGACGGCCTTGAGGGATGGGGCGAATGCACGGCAGGCGAACATCCCTTCTACAACGAAGAATTGATTGACACGGCCTGGTACGTGACGCAGCAGTACCTGGCGCCGGCGTTGCTGGCGCGCGAAGTGAATGCCGGTTGTGAATGTCCAGCGTTGTTCGCGCGCGTGCGCGCCCACCGAATGGCAAAGGCCGCACTTGAGAATGCGGTTTGGGATGCCGAGGCGGTGCAGAAGCAGGTCCCGTTGTGGAAGCTGGTCGGGGGCTCTCTGGGCGAGATTAATACCGGCGTATCGATTGGCATTCAGGAATCACCGGAGCAGTTGCTGGAGAAAGTCGACGGGGAGCTTGCATCCGGCTATCAGCGGATCAAGGTGAAAGTGAAGCCGGGGTGGGATCTGAACATCCTGGAACGAATCCGAGAACGCTGGCCGGAGATTCTCCTGAGCTGCGATGCTAACTCTGCATACTCACTGGCAGACATCGACCGATTGAAGCAGTTCGACAAGTTCAAGCTGCTGATGATCGAACAGCCATTGTGGAGCGACGACATCTACTTCCACGCGCGCCTGCAGAAACAATTGCAAACCGCGTTGTGCCTGGACGAATCGATTCACAACGCTCGCGATGCTAAGGCGGCGATTCAGTTGGGCGCCTGCCGGATCATTAATATCAAGCTGGGTCGCGTCGGCGGCTTCACCGAGGCGATTGCGACGCACGACGTGTGCAAGGCCGCTGCCGTGCCGGTGTGGTGCGGCGGTATGTTGGAGTCGGGCATCGGGCGCGCGCACAACATCGCAATGTCAACGCTTGAGAACTTTCGTTTGCCGGGGGATGTGTCGGCCTCAAAACGCTATTGGAAAGAGGATGTGATCGAGCCTGCGGTGGAAGTGTCGTCGAATGGAACCATCGCTATTCCGGACAAACCGGGGCGCGGCTACGACGTTCGGGAAGAGCTGATTGAGGAACTAACGGTGCGAAAAGAAACTGTGAGGGCCTAA